The Rhizobium sp. BG4 genomic sequence TCGCGACAGGGCCTGTTCATCAATGGCGAATTCGTGGCGCCGAAGAACGGCAACTACATCGCCAGCTACGACCCGACCACCGGCGAGCGCTGGTACGATCTGGCCGAAGCCGATGCCGACGACGTGGCAGCCGCCGTCGCGGCCGCGAATGCCGCCTTCCGCAATCCGGTCTGGCGGCGCATGACGCAGACCGACCGCGGTGCGCTGGTGCGCAAACTCGCCGAACTCGTCCGCGCCAATGCCGATACGCTTGCCGAGATCGAGACGCGCGACAACGGCAAGCTGCTGAAGGAAACCCGGGCGCAGATGCGCTCGATGCCTGATAGCTATCACTATTTCGCCGGGATGGCCGACAAGCTGCAGGGTGACACCATCCCGATCAATCGGGCCGATACGCTGAACATCAACCTGCGCGAACCGCTCGGCGTCGTCGGCATGATCACGCCCTGGAATTCGCCGCTGATGCTGCTGACCGGCACGCTGGCGCCATGCCTGGCGATCGGCAACACCGTCGTCATCAAGCCTTCGGAACATGCGACTGCCTCGACGCTGGCGCTGGCCGAACTGATCCATGAAGCCGGCTTCCCGGCCGGTGTCGTCAACGTCGTCACCGGCACCGGCAAGAGCGCTGGCGAGGCGCTGACCCGCCATCCGGGCGTTGCCAAATATGTCTTCACCGGCAGCACCGCGACCGGCCGCCGCATCGCCGGCAATGCCGCGCAGAACCTCGTGCCCTGCTCGATGGAGCTCGGTGGAAAGTCGCCGCATGTGGTCTTCGGCGATGTCGAGATCGAGCATGCCGTCAATGGCGTCGTCTCCGGCGTCTTTGCCGCTGCCGGGCAGACCTGCGTTGCCGGTTCGCGCTGCTTCGTCGAAGCCAGCATCTACGACAAGTTCATCGACGCGCTG encodes the following:
- a CDS encoding aldehyde dehydrogenase → MKTTVSSIEGSRQGLFINGEFVAPKNGNYIASYDPTTGERWYDLAEADADDVAAAVAAANAAFRNPVWRRMTQTDRGALVRKLAELVRANADTLAEIETRDNGKLLKETRAQMRSMPDSYHYFAGMADKLQGDTIPINRADTLNINLREPLGVVGMITPWNSPLMLLTGTLAPCLAIGNTVVIKPSEHATASTLALAELIHEAGFPAGVVNVVTGTGKSAGEALTRHPGVAKYVFTGSTATGRRIAGNAAQNLVPCSMELGGKSPHVVFGDVEIEHAVNGVVSGVFAAAGQTCVAGSRCFVEASIYDKFIDALIARTARIRVGLPTVDDTDIGPLALADQLSKVEGYVASGVKEGAKVAAGGRRPQKAGLSSGGWYYEPTVMVDAQNDMGFMRDEIFGPVVGVMPFRDEAEMIALANDSHYGLASGIWTKDIDRALRFANQIEAGTVWVNTYRSASFMSANGGFKESGYGRRGGFEVMHEFSRLKNVIIDYSGAMQDPFVIRLK